The proteins below are encoded in one region of Aminivibrio pyruvatiphilus:
- a CDS encoding response regulator transcription factor, with product MPLLIIEDNRDLVQVLSEGFAENGFSVDSAFSGEEGLEKISRGSYGCIILDIMLPGIDGLQVLDTVRSQGNEIPILLLTARDTVEDRVDGLNRGADDYLSKPFDFRELVARVNALLRRTADRQHSVLRCGSLELDPVSRECRIDGKPLSLRRREFDILELLLRNENQVFTRENLISSVWRKEYNGSSNVVDVHVKYLRDKLRPFGCDTLVVTVRGVGYKMNCPEYS from the coding sequence GTGCCGCTCCTCATTATCGAAGACAACAGGGATCTCGTCCAGGTTCTTTCGGAAGGGTTCGCTGAAAACGGCTTTTCCGTGGACAGCGCCTTTTCCGGGGAAGAAGGCCTGGAAAAGATCTCCCGGGGCAGCTACGGCTGCATCATCCTGGACATCATGCTCCCCGGAATCGACGGACTCCAGGTGCTTGACACCGTAAGGTCCCAGGGAAACGAAATCCCCATCCTTCTCCTCACCGCCCGGGATACGGTGGAGGACAGGGTGGACGGACTGAACAGGGGCGCCGACGACTACCTTTCCAAACCCTTCGACTTCCGGGAGCTCGTTGCCAGGGTCAATGCCCTTCTCCGCCGTACCGCGGACAGGCAGCACTCGGTCCTCCGCTGCGGCAGCCTCGAACTCGACCCGGTGTCAAGGGAGTGCAGGATAGACGGCAAGCCCCTTTCCCTGAGACGCCGGGAATTCGACATACTGGAGCTGCTCCTCAGAAACGAAAACCAGGTCTTTACCCGGGAAAATCTCATCTCCTCCGTGTGGCGGAAGGAATACAACGGTTCAAGCAACGTGGTGGACGTTCACGTGAAATACCTTCGGGACAAGCTGCGCCCCTTTGGATGCGACACCCTCGTGGTCACGGTGCGGGGAGTGGGATACAAGATGAATTGTCCGGAATACAGCTGA